A segment of the Natrinema sp. SYSU A 869 genome:
GTACGAGGGAACGCGGCGAGCCGTCGAGCGGGCGCGGGAGGGCGACGGTCCGACGCTCATCGAGTGCGTCACCTACCGGGTCGACGACCACAACACTGCGGACGACGCCGACGCCTATCGAGACGATTCACAACAGGAGTACTGGGCCGAGCGCGACCCGATCGATCGGTTCGAAGCGTATCTGCGTTCCGAGGGGATTCTCGACGACGAGACCGTCGAGTCGATCGGCGAAGAGATAGACCGACGCGTCGAGGAAGCCGTCGACCGCGCCCGCGAGGTCCCCGACTCGGATCCCCAGCGGATCTTCGATAATCACCTCAAGACGACGTCGTGGAACGAGCGCCACCAACGCGAGGAGCTCCGCGCAGAGCTCGAGGGCGAGAACCCGTTCACCGACTTCACAGGGGAGGGGCTATGAGCGCTCAGGACTATCCCGAGTCCGAGACCAGCGAGATAAACCTCGTCACGGCGGTCCGAGAGACGCTCGCTCAGGAGATGCGACGTGACGAGTCGGTCCGGCTGCTCGGCTACGATATGGGGCCGATCGGCGGCGTCTTTCGGGCCACCGAGAACCTCTACGAGGAGTTCGGCGAGGAACGCGTTATCGACACGCCGCTCTCGGAGAACGGCATCCTCGGTACCGCCGCGGGAATGGCGATGCGCGGCCAGCGCGTCGTCCCCGAGATTCAGTTCCTCGGGTTCTTCTACCCGGCGTTCGGCCAGTTCATGTACACGATCTCGAAGATGCACGAACGCTCGGGCGGAGAGATCGACATGCCGCTCACCGTCCGGATCCCCTACGGCGGTGGCATCAAGTCCAGCGAGTACCACTCCGAGTCGACCGAGGCGCTCTTCATCCATACGCCGGGCGTCCGCGTCGTCTGTCCGAGCACGCCCGCGGAGACGAAAGGGCTGCTCGCCGCGAGCATCCGGTCCGATGATCCCGTAATGTTCCTCGAGCCCAAGAGCATCTACCGGGTCGGGACCGAAGCGGTCCCCGAGGAGGAGTACACGCTTTCGCTCGACGACGCCCGGATCGTCCGAGAGGGAAGCGATATAACCGTTCTCACGTGGGGGGCAATGGTCCGACACGCGGTCACGGCGGCCGATCGGGTCGACGCCGACGTCGAGATCGTGGACGTCCGGACGCTCTCGCCGCTTCCGGTCGAAGCGATCCTCGACTCGGTGAAAAAGACCGGCCGCTGTGTCGTCTTCCACGAGGCACGACGCACGCTCGGGCTGGGAGCGGAGTTATCGGCGCTCATCAACGAGTACGCGCTCGATCGGCTTCACGCCCCGATCAAGCGCGCGACGGGATACGACGTCCACTTCCCAGGCCATCAGACCGAAGAGGCGTACCTTCCGGACGAACAGCGAGCGGTCGACGCGATCGAGGCGGTGATGTCGTATGAGTTCTGAGTTCGAATTCACGCTACCGGACGTCGGAGAGGGAATCACGGAGGCGGAGATCGTCGACTGGTTCGTCGACGATGGAGACGCCGTCGACGAGGACGAGCCCGTCTGTACCGTCGAGACCGACAAGGCGATGGTCGAGATTCCGGCGCCGAGCGATGGGACCGTCACAGAGCGCCGCGCCGAAACCGGCGACACGGTCGCCGTCGGCGAGGTGTTACTAGTCATCGAAACGGACGAGCCGCCGAAAACGAGTAGCGAGCAGTCGAGCGAGGCGGACGATCGGGGAGTCGCCGGCAGCTCGAACGAGCCGAGCGACGAGCCGGCGGCCGCCACCGGCGAGACGGATCAGAGCGCTCCCGCGGGAGCCGTCTTGGAAGAGTCGCGCGAAACGGCCGCCAACGGAGCGACGGGAGCCGTTGCGGACCAGCGCGTGGGAACCGTCGCGGACCAGCGGGTGTTCGCCGCACCCAGCACTCGACGGTACGCTCGCGAACAGGGCGTCGACATCGCGGCCATCGACGGGACCGGTCCGAACGGTCGCGTCCTCCGGGAGGACATCGATGCCCGCCTCGAACAGCGACGGCCGACCGGCGACGCGGAGCCGACGACGGAGTCGAGCGAGGTGAGTACAGCTTCAACCGAGCCCGACATCTCGACGGACGACGAGCGGACTGTTCATCGCCCGCTGCAGGGTATCGAAAAGCAAATGGCCGAGAACATGAGCGAGTCGTGGCAGACCGTTCCCCACGTTACCTCGGTGTCCGAAGCCGACGCGACCGAACTCGTTGCACTGAAAGAACGGCTCGACGAGAAGCACGAACGTCGAATCACGTACACGGCGATTATCGTCAAGGCGGTCGTCCCGGCGCTACAGGAGTTTCCCGAGATCAACGCCAGTGTCGACCTCGAGGCCGAGGAGGTTATCGAGAAGAACTACTACAACGTCGGCGTCGCCGTCGACACCGAACACGGACTCGTCGTTCCGGTACTCCGCGACGTCGATCGGAAATCGATCACCGAAATCGCGGCGGAGCTCGCGGAACTGGTCGACGCCGCCGCCGACCGAGAGCTAGAGCCGTCGGACTTCGCAGACGGGACGTTCACGGTAACGAACACGGGGACACACGGCGAACACGGCGTGTTCGGAACGCCGATCATCAACCATCCCGAGGCGGCGATCATGGGGGTCAATCGGATCCGAAACGCGCCCGTTGCAGTGGACGACGAAACGGTCGAGGTCCGAAAGCAGCTCCGACTGACGCTCTCGTACGACCACCGCATTATCGACGGAGCGACCGGGTCTCAGTTCATGGAGACGGTCATCGAGGGACTCGAAGATCCGGACGTGCTGCTCAGTCGGATCTGAATCGTCCGGACACCGTTTCAGGGAATCGAGATTGAGATACCACCGCCGAGTAAGGCGGATAATCGCCAGACATCACTGACTCAATTGGCACGTAATCAAGCGTTCGGGGCTCATATTCAAACAGTTCACCGATCAGGGCAGGGATCAGCGGACGGCGTCGAAAGCGGTCCGAAGAGCAGACGGGCGCAGAATCAATTCGCAGTGAACCGTTTTGCGAGAAACGGCGAGAGCAGCGACACGACGGATAACAGCAGGATCACCATCGCGATCGGACTCGTATAGAAGATGTCGAGCGACCCCTCCGAGAGTTGGAGCGAGCGGCGGAGGTTCTCCTCAGCGATCGGGCCGAGAATTAACCCGAGCACCATCGGTGCAAGGGGGTAATCGTCCATCCGCATCACGAACCCGAGCAAGCCCGCGAGGACCATCGCCCAGACGTCGAAGATCCCGCCGCGGAGTGCGAACGAACCGACGACGCAGAGAACGATAATTATCGGCCACAGGTACTGCGGCGGAAAGTTGATGATCCGTACCCAGAAGTGCGCCCCGAGGAGTCCGAGGACGAGGATAACCACGTAGACGAGGAAGAAGCCGATGAAGATCGAGAACACGAGACCGGTCTCTTGCTCGAACAGACCGGGCCCGGGACGGATCCCGTGGACCAGCAGTGCGCCGATCAGTATCGCGGTAACCGAATCGCCGGGAATGCCGAGCGTGAGCGTCGGAACGAGGGCACCGCCGGTGCTCGCGTTATTACCGGCTTCCGCGGCGGCGACGCCGCGGATATTCCCCTTCCCGAACGGGGGCGTCGCGTTACTCGCCCACCGCTTCGCCTCGTTGTACGTAACGAACGAGGCGATGTCTCCGCCGGCACCCGGCAGCGCACCGATGAAGGTTCCGATGATGCTCGAGGTGAACGTGACGTTTCGAATGTCGCTCAGATCGGCCCGAGTCGGCATGATATCCGTCACGTCCTGCTCGACGTCGATGCCATCGATCCCTTCGCGATAGCGGTTGAACGCTTCCGCGAGCCCGAAGAGACCGATCATCACGGCGATGAACTGAACGCCGGCGGTCAGCGCCGTAATCCCGAAGGAGAATCGCGGATATCCGGTCGTCGGATCGAGCCCGATCGTCGCGATGAGCATACCCAGGAGCCCGGTGATCATCCCCTTCATGATCGAATCGCCGCTGACGCTTGCGATGATTGTCAGCCCGAAGAACGCGAGCGCGAAGTACTCCGGCGAACGGAAGTTCAGCGCGAACTGCGCGATCTGCGGGGAGATGAACGTGATGAGTACGACGCTGATCGCTCCCCCGACGAACGACGCGATGGTGGCGATGCCGATCGCGTTCCCGCCCTTTCCCTGCTGTGAAAGCGGGAATCCGTCGAAGATCGTCGCCGCAGCGCTCGGCGTTCCCGGTGTGCGGATGAGGATCGCGGGAATCGACCCCGCGAAGAGGGCGCCGCCGTAAATACCGAGCAGGAGCATCATTCCCGTCGTCGGTTCCATGCCGAACGTGAACGAAACCAGGACGGCGACAGTCATCGTCGCAGTCATGCCGGGGATCGCGCCCATCGCAATACCGATGATAACGCCGAGAACAATCAATATCAGCGGTAGCGGCTGGAAAACGAGCGCCATTCCCTCGAGTACTCCTGCAACAATATTCATCGGATCACTCTCTCGGTGGAGATAGTGGGGAGTAGTCTCACACTAATCCAACGCCTCCGTACCACAGTGATGGCAACAGTCGTCCGATCGGAACGAACGGGTTTTCGGGGAGCGGTATGCGAAGGAATTGAATGAAGATGTAGTGCAATGCGAGACTGACACCGAGCGCGACCGGGACTGACTTCCAGACTCGGTCGACGCCCGAGAAGTGCATACTGACCACGAGAAAGACGACCGTGGCGAGGAGGAAGCCGAGAAACGGCATGAGAACGACGTATCCCACGACGAGGACGGCGGCGATGCCGACCGTCACGGCCACCGATGCGGAGATTTCATACGACCGTTCCTCATCGGACCGAATCGCGTTTATTAACTGAGCGACCGCGAACAGGGCGATCAAGCCAGCGATCACTCGCGGAAAGAACGCAGGCGACGTCTCGCCGAACCCGCTCGGGAAATCCGCCGTGTAGAAAATATAGCACCGACTAGGAGGAGCAGTAATCCGCTCGCGATCTTGTCGGTATGACTGATTCTAATAGACATTTTATTTCGTTTTTGGAGTGGTGAAATCCGTGTGGTTCGATCGGCTATGCTACTCACCCAGCTCGAGATTCTCGACGAGTTCTCCGAAGTCCTCGTAGGACTGCTGCATGAACTGGCCGAACTCCTCGGTGTCCCGTTTCCGGAGGCCGAAGCCGCTCGTATCCATGAACTCCTGGAACTCGTCGGATTCGTACACCGAATTATAGGCGTCGTAAAGCGTCGAAATGACGTCGTCGGGCGTGTCGTTCGGAACGCCAAGTCCTCTCCAGGCGCCCATCGAAAAGTCGACCCCTTCTTCCATCAGCGTCGGGGTGTCAGGCATCAGATCGACTCGTTCCTCCCCGAAGA
Coding sequences within it:
- a CDS encoding alpha-ketoacid dehydrogenase subunit beta translates to MSAQDYPESETSEINLVTAVRETLAQEMRRDESVRLLGYDMGPIGGVFRATENLYEEFGEERVIDTPLSENGILGTAAGMAMRGQRVVPEIQFLGFFYPAFGQFMYTISKMHERSGGEIDMPLTVRIPYGGGIKSSEYHSESTEALFIHTPGVRVVCPSTPAETKGLLAASIRSDDPVMFLEPKSIYRVGTEAVPEEEYTLSLDDARIVREGSDITVLTWGAMVRHAVTAADRVDADVEIVDVRTLSPLPVEAILDSVKKTGRCVVFHEARRTLGLGAELSALINEYALDRLHAPIKRATGYDVHFPGHQTEEAYLPDEQRAVDAIEAVMSYEF
- a CDS encoding dihydrolipoamide acetyltransferase family protein is translated as MSSEFEFTLPDVGEGITEAEIVDWFVDDGDAVDEDEPVCTVETDKAMVEIPAPSDGTVTERRAETGDTVAVGEVLLVIETDEPPKTSSEQSSEADDRGVAGSSNEPSDEPAAATGETDQSAPAGAVLEESRETAANGATGAVADQRVGTVADQRVFAAPSTRRYAREQGVDIAAIDGTGPNGRVLREDIDARLEQRRPTGDAEPTTESSEVSTASTEPDISTDDERTVHRPLQGIEKQMAENMSESWQTVPHVTSVSEADATELVALKERLDEKHERRITYTAIIVKAVVPALQEFPEINASVDLEAEEVIEKNYYNVGVAVDTEHGLVVPVLRDVDRKSITEIAAELAELVDAAADRELEPSDFADGTFTVTNTGTHGEHGVFGTPIINHPEAAIMGVNRIRNAPVAVDDETVEVRKQLRLTLSYDHRIIDGATGSQFMETVIEGLEDPDVLLSRI
- a CDS encoding tripartite tricarboxylate transporter permease — encoded protein: MNIVAGVLEGMALVFQPLPLILIVLGVIIGIAMGAIPGMTATMTVAVLVSFTFGMEPTTGMMLLLGIYGGALFAGSIPAILIRTPGTPSAAATIFDGFPLSQQGKGGNAIGIATIASFVGGAISVVLITFISPQIAQFALNFRSPEYFALAFFGLTIIASVSGDSIMKGMITGLLGMLIATIGLDPTTGYPRFSFGITALTAGVQFIAVMIGLFGLAEAFNRYREGIDGIDVEQDVTDIMPTRADLSDIRNVTFTSSIIGTFIGALPGAGGDIASFVTYNEAKRWASNATPPFGKGNIRGVAAAEAGNNASTGGALVPTLTLGIPGDSVTAILIGALLVHGIRPGPGLFEQETGLVFSIFIGFFLVYVVILVLGLLGAHFWVRIINFPPQYLWPIIIVLCVVGSFALRGGIFDVWAMVLAGLLGFVMRMDDYPLAPMVLGLILGPIAEENLRRSLQLSEGSLDIFYTSPIAMVILLLSVVSLLSPFLAKRFTAN
- a CDS encoding tripartite tricarboxylate transporter TctB family protein; its protein translation is MIALFAVAQLINAIRSDEERSYEISASVAVTVGIAAVLVVGYVVLMPFLGFLLATVVFLVVSMHFSGVDRVWKSVPVALGVSLALHYIFIQFLRIPLPENPFVPIGRLLPSLWYGGVGLV